CGACGCAAGCAACGAACCGAGAAGTTGTTCTTTCGGTCGTTTAAGCGTTGCACATACAACGTTGTTCGCTTCAAGAATTACTCCATCGTTGGAAACAAGAAAGCAAAGATCGGGAAGCGAATCTAACAACATCAAAGCAGGAAAAAATTCTTTGTTCAAAGAAATTTCTTCTTCAGAAGTCGTGGAAGGCATTCGTGCGAAAGCGTTCATACGTGTGGAGACGAAACTTGTTGATTGCGTTGTTGTGAAAAAAAATTATGGCAAAATATATGATTTCATTCTGCGAAAATTCAATTCATTGGAAAAACCATTTGCTTGCAGTGTAAAATTTTTTGTTTTTCAAATTCGCTTTTTCTAACTTTGCAACGCAATTTTTTAAAACATAAAACTGTACCATCGTGAATAACATTTTCCAACAGCTTAGCACATTGCACACCGAGAAACGAAATTTCCGCTCGATGAAAATTGACAGCGCATCGGTTGCTGAAATACTTCACATCATCAACGAAGAAGATAAACTCGTTCCGTTCGCAGTCGAAAAAGATTTTTCGAGCATTGCGAAAGCGGTGAATATCATTGTTCACGCATTGAAAACCAACGGGCGATTATTGTATGTTGGCGCAGGGACAAGCGGAAGATTAGGAATATTAGACGCAACGGAATGTCCGCCAACATTCGGAACAAAAAAAGAAATGGTGCAAGGAATAATTGCCGGCGGGAAAAAAGCAATGGTGCAATCTATCGAAGGCGCAGAAGATATTGAAGAACAGGCGGGAAAAGATCTGCGCGCAAAAAACGTTTCTGCTCGCGACGTTGTCTGCGGCATTGCGGCAAGCATTCGCACTCCGTATGTTGTTTCAGCGATGCAATACGCAACTTCAGTTGGAGCAAAAACTATTTTTCTCACGACCAATCCCCGAAGCGTCTATTCTCAACGACAATTTTCCGCGCTTCACCGTTGTGTTGATATTGCGATTTGTATAGACGTCGGCGCCGAAATTATTACCGGCTCGACACGGATGAAAAGCGGAACGGCACAAAAAATGGTTCTGAATATGCTGACTACTGCATCGTTTATTCGTTTGGGAAAAGTGTACGAAAATATGATGATTGACTTGCAACTGAAAAGTAATAAACTCAGCGAACGAGCAAAAAATATTCTAATGACTATCTTAAACATTACATACGGCGAAGCGGAAAAAATTCTTGGGGAAACAAACGGAAACGTCAAAGTTGCAATCGTTATGCACAAAAAAAGTGTTTCACGAAAAAAAGCAATAGAGTTGCTAAAAAATTCCGACGGTTTTGTGCGAAAAGCCATCGGATAATTTTCCAAAGAAGATTTTCAATCTCACATCTCAAATTTATCCTTTGCCTGCTGATATTCAGCATCAAATTCCTGCAAGCGTATCAAAGACGATGCAATCGCTCTGTTCACTTTTGTTTTAGGAACTCGTCGTGTTGCCGCATCAATCATTTCTCTCGAAAGTATAATACAGGGAAAATTTATCATCGTGCTTTTTGGAAAA
This genomic stretch from Ignavibacteria bacterium harbors:
- the murQ gene encoding N-acetylmuramic acid 6-phosphate etherase, whose translation is MFQQLSTLHTEKRNFRSMKIDSASVAEILHIINEEDKLVPFAVEKDFSSIAKAVNIIVHALKTNGRLLYVGAGTSGRLGILDATECPPTFGTKKEMVQGIIAGGKKAMVQSIEGAEDIEEQAGKDLRAKNVSARDVVCGIAASIRTPYVVSAMQYATSVGAKTIFLTTNPRSVYSQRQFSALHRCVDIAICIDVGAEIITGSTRMKSGTAQKMVLNMLTTASFIRLGKVYENMMIDLQLKSNKLSERAKNILMTILNITYGEAEKILGETNGNVKVAIVMHKKSVSRKKAIELLKNSDGFVRKAIG